In the genome of Felis catus isolate Fca126 chromosome E1, F.catus_Fca126_mat1.0, whole genome shotgun sequence, the window agttagttaagcagccaacttcagctcaggtcatgatctcacggttcgtgagttcgagccccacgtcgggctctgggctgacagctcagagcctggagcctgcttcggattctgtgtctccctctctctctgcccaccccccgcccctgctcatactttctctctctctctctctctctctctctctctctctctctctctttcaaaaattaataaaacagtaaaatttttttttaaaaaaagaggaaagaaatttctGTCTTGTTCAAGCCACTGCTGATTCTCCCtctatttaaaaagccaaatcaATATTCTAGCAATACGGTGTGCGTAAGACAAATAGCTTGGTGCTAGAGCACGTAAGTGCTTCTTTCAGAAGGTAGCTATTATTGTCACCATTCATATCACATCTAAGGCCCCTCCGGCTGCCACATGGGTGGGGTCTGGTTAATCCACCGGCTCAATACTCCAAGGGAACAGGTGCACCCCTGTCACTGGCGGTCAACCAGACGTGTCAAACTGAAACGGTCTGTGGTCGTACATAATTCACAGCAGGGGTCTCTTCCCTCAGCCTCAAACTGACCAAAGCTCTCCCAGGCAGGCCGCCAGCCAGGCGACCATGGACACCGACGCAGGCACGCACCGTCCCACTCCTCTGACAACACAGAATGAACCAAGGCTCCTGGCAGCCATTCTGTGttcccacccctcctctcctggTGCGGAGGGAGTgggatgggaggagagaagaggggggcAAAATGACACGGGAAGCGGCTAGCGGCTAGTGACAGGGGAGTAGGGAGACGGAACCAGAGACGCTAACTCTACCCCCGAGAAATCAGGagaggcttctgggaggaggTGAATACTAACTACCCTGAAGCTGATTTCCAGACCCTTCCCTGCAGGCAGGAGAGTGGCCTGGACAAAGGCTTGGAGCATCTGAGTCCACATCGCTTGCGATGTGCACCAGGCCCCGGGCCTGCCTTCACTTCACCCTTCCGGCTCCACTTGAGGCAGCagcacagaagaggagagagtcAGAGCCCCGGCCCCCTAGGATCTTCTCTCCTCCCATAGCCACCTAAGTGCAAATAGTCCTGCGAGACCCCTACCTCCAAAGTGACGCACGCAGCCTTCCCGACCTTCTGACCCTCTCTGGGTCTGGGGTTTGGGCTTCAATCCAATGCTCcgccacacccccacccccagctccctgcctTGGGCTTGTCCGTGTCCTGCTGCCCCAGACGCCCAGGTGAGAACCCACAGATGGAGGAGGCTGTGTTTGAGCGGGCAGACATAGGCCTCTCCTTCAGGGGTTCCTCAGACTTAGCAGGGAGACCAGGCACAGCAACATGGACAGAACAGAGCAGCGGCCATGAGAGCTGGGCTGCCTCAGAGGGAAGTGTGCAGATCAGGGACaatcaggaaggcttcctggacgaaaggggctgggaaggaagggTATCAGGGAAGATCAGCCTGCAGGCAAGCTCTGGGATTCTCCTGTCATCCGTACAGAGTGGTCAGGGACTTGGGTCAGACTCCAGTTCAGACGTCCCAAGCGCCTTCAGCCTTCAGTGTCCAGTCTAGagaagggcggggtggggggcagcactGGAGGGTGTCCCCATAGCCTTGTCACTAGGAAAGCACAGTTAGTGACTTAGCCATGGAGTGGGAATTCAGCAACGTGGGGGAGGGCACTGCTAAGGAAAGGGCACCCTCCACACTCCCACTGCCCCTCGTGTCCAGGGAATGGGAGATGTGAGAAATGACCCCTCCCCCTAGCACACATACACCCACCTcaaccccaccccctgccccatgaCTTCCTCCACAGTCCCATCTTGGATCCCATCTCTGCTCCCAGCCACTCTCCTAGGCTGCCTCGCCAGCTCCcttccaccccagccccccatcCTGTCCCAGCTCTCCTtccggcccctccctgccccttgtcAGGAACTTTCATCCTGCCCCACTTCCAACCCAATAGGAGAGTGCCACCGAGGCCCCTTGCTTGGGCCACAGTGTCTTCtcttagctcagagcccaggggagCTCCCAGCCCTGTCCTGGGAAGTCTTTTGTCTGGGGCGCCCAGTCTTCTCCGAtccttccaccctcccctcccccccaccccggatgCCACCTCCacgaaggagaagggaaaggaaatacgCACACATTCCGTTTCAGTGAAATTTGCTCTTTATTTGGGGACCAGGGAAAGACCACACACAGCCCTCCAGCCCAGGGGCCGGGGGCACGGAGAAATGGGATGAAGACCCCatccagcacccccaccccctcccaggcaCAGTAGGCAGCGAGAGGAACCCAGGTTCCGGGGTCAGGAGCACACATGCAAACGAGGTCGGTGCAGTCGGCATGTCTCCCAGGAGGCCTTGGGGTCGTCACCACATGTACGCGCCTTCTGGCCTGTAGGACGGAAAGGAAAGGAAtcgcccagagcccagagccggCCTCGGATCCAGGCGTGAAAACGCCAGGTggtggggccagggtgggggctcCGTGGGGCCGCACATCCCAGACCGAGCACTAGGGGACAAGACGgatggccgggggggggggggggaggagggggggcttTTACCGTGACTTGACCTGGCGGTCCTCGCCGTCGGGGAAGAGCAGTTTGGAGAGGACCGCTTCCGGGCTGTCGCGTTTCCCGTACCTGGGGGCGGGGTCGGAGGGGGCGGGGTCAGGCGTGGGCACGCCCCCGGGcggagggggcggagggggcgggaGCCCCAGGGACCCGGCTCGGAGGCCGGCGCACGCGCTCACCGCTGCCGAGTGACCAGGTTGAGGTAGTGGCGCAGCGACGCGTAGTAGCGGCTCAGCTCCTCCGGCGACGCGTCTTCGCCGGGAGCCTCGGGTTTGGAGGGGTAGGCGTGGACCAGCGCCCCCAGGCAGGCGAGCAGGGCCAGCAGCACTGTGGCCACGGCGGGCCACGGCCGGCGCACGGTCACCATCTGGAGAGGGGGCAGTGGGTCGTGGGCCATCCCCCGCCTCGACACCCGACGGCGGGAGGAGGCCTGCCGTCGGGGCCCACGTTTCCCGGCCTGTGCAGGACCGCCAACGGACCGAGGCTCAGCTGCTGGCTCGCCGTGTGTTCTGCGGCACTGCcccatctgtgcctcagtttccctgtcagGGAGGCATAAGCCCTgccggcctccccaccccccgcccgtgCTAGAGATAAAGGGCTATGCTGGCCACTCAGCCCCAGTTTCCACcatcccagcctcagtttccccacaatACAGCCCGGGTTCCCCGGCAACAGGCCATTCCTGGTCCCGGGCCACTCACGGCGACAGTTCTGGAAGCGGAGATGAGCAGGTGGAAGGCGAGAGGAGTCCCAAGGGCTGGACTGCTGCAGGTCGGGCTGtggcctcctcctctgctcagcgCTTTCCCTGCGGGGCTTATATCCCCggcctgggaagggagggggagtccgaggagcgggggggggggggggggggggggggggggagctcgaGGCATGGGGagggcccttcctcctccttgccTCCACCCCTGCCAGACCGCTGAGCTTCCACCCAGACAGTGCGTGATGTCTCCACCTTGTAGGAGATGAGGGGGCAGCcgccaggctcaaactcagactCTGGACAGAGCCTGAGCCCCATCTTCACCCCACAGCCCCCCAACAGCAGGTGTAGCCTCCTGAGGAGGTGAAGCGTTTGTATCTAGACTCCCGGGGCAGCCCCTAAGGCCAGGGATGAGATTGTATCTTCCCTAGCCTGCCCATGGGTGGGAATAAGGGACACAGACCGGACCCTTGACCTCCAGCCAGTGGGACCTGTGACCATTCCGTGGAAAAGGCAACCTCGCTCAGCAATACCTTGGAGAGGGGCTGAGGAGTGGCAGGATCTGTGGGGAAAGCCTCTTTCTACTGGAGGTGGGGTAGGAGCCATGACCATGACTCTCGACCTTTATGATCCTGGAGGAGAGGCCTCTCTGGACACCCCACCATGTCCCTTCTCTGTGAAAGAGTTGGGAAGAGTtgagaggaggcagaggccagTCCTCCCCCAGAAGCAGCTGAGTCTGACACCTGCACATCCAGCCTGACAcacacagacccccccccccgccccggcccgagCAGGCCTGGCACAGAGATCCCCTCCAAAGCAGTTCACCCCTTCCCCATCCAGGTGTTATCCAGGCTCTGCTGTCTTCTCAGGTTGAGTGATGTCCATGCACGTGCCACTCTCCCCAGCCCGTTGCCGTCTCCACCGGGGTCTGAGGCCGAGATCCTCACCCAGGGCctttgaaagaaagaggaagggccCGCTGTTTATCAGGCACCTACTGTGCACTGGGCAGAACAGGATTTCAGCGCGACGACACAATGAGTTGAGTTTATCCCcgtttttacagatgaggaaactgaagctctgaGAGAGGAGGGAACCCAGGATGCAAACAAGAGGaaagggctggggcagggccctCTCGGCCGAGGGGCGGAAAGGCTCACTACCTGGAATGATCAACCACAGGGCTCAGAAGGTgggcatgggggaaggggaggggaggctaATTTGGGGGCCTGCTCCCCTTTCGGAGAGGCCAGCCGCATCGGACCTACGTGCCCCCATTGGAAAAAGGGGGTTGCTGGGGAGTCTCTCCATAAAGCCCTTTCcaggtctcccctcccccatctggcCAGAGCCCCCAGTGCTTCCCACTGTCCCATCGGCCCCTGAGAACAGGAGGGGCCATCTTGGTTGTGGGCCAGCCCCTCCGCCCTCTAGGACAGATGGCCGTGGGTGTTATTTTTAGAGCTCTCTCAAGGTGGAGAGTCTAAGGCTCCCTCAATCATCTTTTTACAGGTTCAATCACCTGCACTCTCCGGAAATGGCTCCTTATCAACTAGTCAGGCCCCATGGGCCCCCGCACACCCTAAGAAAGGCCAGGGCAgcacgctgagtgtggaggcgGAAGAGGGCATAGACCCTATActcagagggaggagaaaaatcaTTCACCCCAAGGGCAGGTCTTGGCCCTGTTCTCCAGGAACCCCAGTCTCAGAGGAGAATCATAGCCATACCCTTGGGGATCCCCAGTccgaggggaggggagcagcagtATCACTGGGGAGCCCCAAACCAAGGGAGGAGGCACTCCACGATCCACGTAGAGCCCCAGCCTGGAGAGTTCCCAGGACACAGGGACAGGGAGGAAAACAGAGGGATAAGCCTGGGTCCAGTTGGGGGAGCggacagcaaaaataaaagaacactcTTCCAGATGGCCATGGAAAGACAGAGGCAGGTGCTCACCCTTGGGATGGAAAGGACAGCCAGGGGGGCTGGTTACGGCAGCTGTAACCCAGGGGTCAGAGCCTGGACAAGACCCTACGGGCTAAAGGGGACAAGATATCTGAGAGTATGGGGGTTGGGGACACAGCGGCACCAGCTGGGGTGGTGACAGGGGGTTTCTAGTGTACTGatcccaggcagagagagatgatagGGATTGTGAAATGCCCAAAGGGAAATGGTGGCCTTCCTGGAACCTTCTCATGCCTTCGGGAATACGGAGTCTGAGAATAGGTGGGAGCGGAGGAGAAACAGAGGAGCCAGAAGGCACTGGGGAAGGCCCGGATTCAGGGTACCACCCCTAAAGAAGTCGCTTCCCTCTTTACGtttagagtgaaagagagagggacccGAGAAGGTCCCTCAGGGCGGACCGGGAGCCAGCCTCCCACACCACACAAACCTCCCTCCGTCTCGCCCCGCCCTCTGATTCCACTTCCCAATTACAGGGCAAGCCGATTGGTTCATTAATCACCACCTCCTCATTGAAGAGTTTATTAACTTGTTCATTAGTGGGGAGGATGTCTCAGCCCTCGATCAATAGGCTCAgttacccccacccacccacccacacacccgcCACCATCATTGACCCATGACTCAGTTGCTATTAGACAtgtctgggaggtggggggactgATATTCATAAAAGGAGAAACTACAAAATAATGGTTACTGTAGACTTGCGGCCAGCATCTGCCTCCAACCTGTCCTCAAAGGGTAGCGGGGGCAGAATCACTGGGGTTGCCTTGATCCCCGTTCCCAGAATACCTAGCAAGGCCACTCCAGGGATCAGGGAGGCCAGGAACTTGGACCCCAGCTGAGCAGTCCCCTTACCCAGTGGGCTCAAGGGTCACTCATCAAGATAAGATGACCCGTGCCATGCATCCCCAGAGGCTTAGCATTCTGTACCCCACCGCACCACGCACCCACCGTCCCCCACTTTCCCCCACACAAAGGCCCTCTGTGATATACCACGTACTGGGCAGTGCTAGACCACTGCCTTCCACCCTCAGCAAGACCTCAGGCCCAAGGTCCTAGGGACAGCAAGTTGCCATGCAGTAAGAGAGAGTCAATCCTCATTCAACAAGCCCTTATTAAGCCCCTCCTCAGTGGCAGGCACCATGACGAGCACAGAGGACAGGACAGTGAACCAAAAGGCAAAATCCTTGAGAATAGACTGGAGGGCAAGGTCAGAAGCAGGAaggccctggggctcctgggtggctcagttggttaagcgtctgagtcttggtttgggctcaggtcatgatctcgaggttcgtgaatttgagccccacattgggctctgcgctgacagtgcagaacctgcttggaattctctcttcccctctctctctctgtccctcctctgcttgctctctctctcaaaataaataaataaactttaaaaaggggcGGGGGCGCattgcctgggtagctcagtcggttaagcatctaacttcagctcaggtcatgatctcacggattgggagttcaagcccacgtcaggctctgtgctgacagctcagagcctggagcctgcttcggattctgtgtctccctctctctctgtccctcccccgctcgcactctgtctctcaaaaaataaataaataaataaataaataaaacattttaaagaagaagaagaaagaaaagaaggaggaggaggaggaggagggaggaggaggaggagggggaggagaagagaaaacagggaagcCAGTCAAGAACCTGCTGCAATAATCCAGCTATGACTCGATGGTGTCacggatgcacacacacacacacacacacacacactccccataGGTGTACATTCCCCATGACTTGCAATTATGTCCGGACAGTGCTGACAACCTTTCATCTAGCCAAGAAAGTCCCCTGGAGGAGACAGCAGAAAATCAATGGGTGCCAACAGTAGCTAGGCAGTGGACCTGTCTGCTCTCTGATTTTTAAGGCTCCTCATTTATTAGTCCATGTGAAACTCTCCGTGTCACCTTGATGACTAGCCGTAGCCCAGGAAAACATTGGCTACCATGATGGTGCTTATCGAAATGCAAGCTTGTTCATTTTGTCACGAGTGTAAATGTCCTGTTGCCTAAAAACACTCTGGCTCTTGGCCAGAGTCAAGGCGTGAAGCTGTCACACCTTGGAGTCTGGTTATACCTAGGGGGTGGGTTGGGGAGGTAGTAATGGCAAGAAAGAAAGGATTGTCACTTCTTACGACAGGACTGCTCCTAGGAGACCTTCCCTTACCCAGAGTTGTCGGTCCTTCTATAAAACGCAGCGACAGATGCCTGTGGCATGGTGGATTCCCAAGACCCAGGCTTCTCTCTGGAACAGGTATCAGCAAAGTCTCTCTGTAAAGGatcaaacagtaaatattttagtctctGTTCAGCGGTTCAACTCGGCTACTATAGCATAAAAGCAGCCATAAAACTATGCAAAAGAAACGAGTGGGCGTGGCTGTGCTCCAATGACACTTTATGTGTGGGTATTAAAGATTGAATTTCACGTCATTCTCGCGTCATGAAATAGTCTTCGATTGTTTTTTCCAACCGTCTAAAATGTAAAAGCATCCACTGTGAGGCCATTTGTACTCAGGACGTAACCGAAACAGACCCGCGGGACCACGGTTCGCCGACCCCGTGGTCTCAAAAAGCAGGTACTTCAGTTGCCCCCACCCCGGGGTTGAGTTGCTTGTTTACCAAGACTCGGCCGCATCTCGAGTCTCTTTCAGCCAGGTATACTTGTCACTGTAATCCTATAATCACATAATCCTATTACCGTgtaattcaattaaatattataCAAACTAATGAAATGTGATGCGCTCACTTGAAAGAGTCACTTCCTTGAAAACTAAGTTGGGGGCTTTGAAAAGGCTGAACGGAGAATTGCCGAAACGTTGAATTAGGCTCCGGCCCCTGCCCAGAAGGCCtgtgcacaccccccccccccccaccgcataAATGCTCCTGTTCCTGGGGATGAGCCCCCGGCCTGAGTCCGGAACGTCTCGGGGACCTACAGTCACAGGAGGCCCGTGCTGCTGGCACAGAAACTCGGGTCCTGAAAGTGACGTGATTCTGGGAAGAAGCAATTCTAACCCAGGCCGTTTGAGACTTTGTATCTGTGACTCTGGATGTCTCACGTGGTGCCACCCAGGAAATGGCTGTTGAATCAGTGAACGAGTGGgaatattaagttaaaatattgGTGCAGCTGCCTGAACAGAGACCAAATAGTGGGAGCTTAAATACCATGGaggtttatttccctctcataAAAGGGTCTGAGCTGGTGGATGGTCCAGAGGTAGGGCTCTGGTCCTGGCTCTGACCCACAAGGAGCCCAGGCACCTTTTGTCTTGTTACCCCAAGATTGCTGCATTCATCTGTATGGTGGGAGAAGGCTCACTCCccgcattccccccccccaccccatccacacTCCAGCTCATGGGAATGAGAAGAGGAAGTAGAGAGCaaggattttccttttaaaaagacaatggtggggcgcctgggtggcgcagtcggttaagcgtccgacttcagccaggtcacgatctcgcggtccgtgagttcgagccccgcgtcgggctctgggctgatggctcagagcctggagcctgcttccga includes:
- the PYY gene encoding peptide YY, coding for MVTVRRPWPAVATVLLALLACLGALVHAYPSKPEAPGEDASPEELSRYYASLRHYLNLVTRQRYGKRDSPEAVLSKLLFPDGEDRQVKSRPEGAYMW